A part of Maridesulfovibrio hydrothermalis AM13 = DSM 14728 genomic DNA contains:
- the acs gene encoding acetate--CoA ligase produces the protein MSDNAIENLMTEQRTFDPPVNMQNQACMNSQKYDEACRKAAEDPEGFWAERARELLHWQRDFRTVLDSDSDKNEYKWFSGGRLNASYNCLDRHLTAGRRNKAALIWQGEPEEDVSVYTYHMLHRKVCQFANVLKKMGVGKGDRIAIYLPMVPELVISMLACARIGAVHSVVFAGFSAVSLQNRILDCDAKILITADGVLRGGKTIALKRNVDEALFECPSVEQVIVVARTGADIEFIEGRDTWWHEEISAADIEDSCAPVSLKSDDPLFILYTSGSTGKPKGVVHTVGGYMTITAHTSQWVFDLKDDDVHWCTADIGWVTGHSYIVYGPLALGATTLMFEGVPTYPRPDRYWEIITKYGVNIFYTAPTAIRSLMREGAGWIDKYDLSTLRILGTVGEPINPEVWMWYHQNVGKGKLPLLDTWWQTETGGIMISPLPYADKLKPGSTTKPLPGISTAVLRSDGSPAAVNEGGHLVITDPWPGMLQSIYNDPQRYKKTYFERFPGMYETGDGARIDEDGFYWIMGRLDDVINVSGHRLGTAEIESALVAHPDVTEAAVVGIPHQIKGQSIYAYVTLRPGLDEDDDMRIALKEWVRKEIGPIAVPEAIQFSEGLPKTRSGKIMRRILRQIASGESSFGDTSTLSDASVIGDLIEGQKILFE, from the coding sequence ATGAGTGACAACGCAATTGAAAACCTGATGACCGAACAGCGGACCTTTGATCCGCCTGTAAATATGCAGAATCAAGCCTGCATGAATTCGCAGAAATATGATGAAGCCTGCCGCAAAGCAGCTGAAGATCCTGAAGGATTCTGGGCTGAGCGGGCGCGCGAGCTGCTGCACTGGCAGCGGGATTTCCGCACTGTTCTCGACTCCGACTCTGATAAAAATGAATACAAATGGTTTTCAGGCGGACGTCTAAACGCCTCATATAACTGCCTTGACCGCCATCTCACTGCCGGACGACGCAACAAAGCCGCACTTATCTGGCAGGGTGAACCGGAAGAGGATGTAAGCGTTTATACTTACCACATGCTGCATCGCAAAGTGTGCCAGTTTGCCAATGTCCTTAAAAAAATGGGAGTCGGCAAAGGCGACCGCATAGCAATCTACCTGCCAATGGTCCCTGAACTGGTTATCTCCATGCTGGCCTGTGCACGCATCGGAGCTGTTCATTCCGTGGTCTTCGCTGGATTTTCCGCTGTGAGTCTACAGAACCGTATTCTGGACTGCGACGCTAAAATACTCATCACCGCTGACGGAGTTCTGCGCGGCGGGAAAACCATTGCCCTTAAACGCAATGTGGATGAAGCCCTTTTCGAGTGCCCGTCAGTCGAGCAGGTTATCGTTGTGGCCCGCACCGGAGCGGATATTGAATTCATTGAAGGACGCGACACATGGTGGCATGAAGAAATATCCGCCGCGGATATTGAAGATTCCTGCGCACCGGTCTCCCTTAAATCCGATGACCCGCTTTTCATTCTCTACACATCCGGCAGCACCGGAAAACCCAAAGGGGTAGTGCACACCGTGGGTGGATATATGACCATCACCGCCCACACCTCCCAATGGGTCTTTGACCTGAAAGATGATGACGTGCACTGGTGCACAGCCGATATCGGCTGGGTTACCGGCCACAGCTATATTGTCTACGGACCGCTGGCTCTGGGGGCGACCACCTTAATGTTTGAAGGTGTTCCAACCTATCCGCGACCAGACAGATACTGGGAGATTATCACCAAATACGGGGTCAATATTTTCTATACTGCACCAACCGCCATCAGATCACTTATGCGCGAGGGGGCAGGGTGGATCGATAAATATGATCTCTCGACCCTGCGTATTCTGGGAACGGTCGGTGAACCGATTAATCCGGAAGTATGGATGTGGTATCACCAGAATGTGGGCAAAGGTAAACTGCCTCTGCTGGACACATGGTGGCAGACTGAAACCGGTGGAATCATGATTTCTCCATTACCCTACGCTGATAAGCTCAAGCCCGGATCGACAACCAAGCCGCTGCCCGGCATCAGCACCGCAGTGCTGCGCAGCGATGGAAGCCCCGCTGCGGTAAACGAGGGCGGACATCTTGTCATCACCGACCCCTGGCCCGGAATGCTGCAATCCATTTACAATGACCCGCAAAGATACAAAAAGACCTACTTCGAACGTTTTCCCGGTATGTATGAAACCGGTGACGGAGCGCGTATCGATGAAGATGGATTCTACTGGATCATGGGCAGGCTTGATGATGTCATTAATGTTTCCGGTCACAGACTCGGTACTGCTGAGATCGAATCAGCACTTGTTGCCCACCCCGATGTAACCGAAGCCGCAGTAGTAGGTATTCCCCATCAGATCAAAGGCCAGTCCATTTATGCATATGTCACCCTTCGGCCCGGTCTGGATGAAGATGATGATATGCGCATCGCTCTTAAAGAGTGGGTACGCAAGGAAATTGGACCCATTGCCGTACCAGAGGCCATTCAGTTTTCTGAAGGATTACCTAAAACCAGATCCGGCAAAATCATGCGCCGCATCCTGCGTCAGATTGCTTCAGGTGAAAGCAGCTTTGGTGATACATCCACTTTATCTGATGCTTCAGTCATCGGTGATCTTATTGAGGGGCAGAAAATTCTTTTTGAATAA